A stretch of the Massilia varians genome encodes the following:
- the rpsA gene encoding 30S ribosomal protein S1 produces MSTATNQDTGMESFAALFEESLSRQDMRSGEVISAEVVRLDHNFVIVNAGLKSEAFIPVDEFKNDQGELEVQIGDFVSVAIESLENGFGDTILSRDKAKRLASWLALEKAMESGEIVTGTVNGKVKGGLTVLTNGIRAFLPGSLVDTRPVKDTTPFEGKTLEFKVIKLDRKRNNVVLSRRAVIEASMGEERAKLMETLKEGTVVTGVVKNITDYGAFVDLGGIDGLLHITDLAWRRVRHPSEVLSVGQEITAKVLKYDQEKNRVSLGVKQLGDDPWTGLSRRYPQGTRLFGKVTNLTDYGAFVEVEQGIEGLVHVSEMDWTNKNVAPNKVVQLGDEVEVMVLEIDEERRRISLGMKQCKANPWDDFGMTHKKGDKVKGSIKSITDFGVFIGLPGNIDGLVHLSDLSWTEAGEEAVRKFKKGDELEAVVLAIDVERERVSLGVKQLEGDPFNNFASLNDKGTLVTGTVKSVEPKGAVIALNDEVEGYLRASEISRDRVEDAGTHLKVGDKVEALVINIDRKARSIQLSIKAKDSADTQEAMNKLAADNSAASGTTSLGALLKAKFDNKG; encoded by the coding sequence ATGTCTACTGCAACCAATCAAGATACCGGCATGGAAAGCTTCGCCGCCCTTTTCGAAGAATCGCTGTCGCGTCAAGACATGCGTTCGGGCGAAGTCATCTCGGCTGAAGTCGTGCGCCTGGATCACAACTTCGTGATCGTCAACGCCGGCCTGAAGTCGGAAGCCTTCATTCCGGTCGACGAATTCAAGAATGACCAGGGCGAACTGGAAGTCCAGATCGGCGACTTCGTTTCCGTGGCCATCGAATCGCTCGAAAACGGTTTCGGCGATACCATCCTGTCGCGCGACAAGGCCAAGCGCCTGGCATCGTGGCTGGCTCTGGAAAAAGCAATGGAGTCGGGCGAGATCGTCACCGGCACCGTCAACGGTAAAGTCAAAGGCGGCCTGACCGTCCTGACCAACGGCATCCGCGCATTCCTGCCGGGTTCGCTGGTCGACACCCGTCCGGTCAAGGACACCACCCCGTTCGAAGGCAAGACCCTGGAATTCAAGGTCATCAAGCTGGACCGCAAGCGTAACAACGTCGTCCTGTCGCGTCGCGCCGTCATCGAAGCATCGATGGGCGAAGAGCGCGCCAAGCTGATGGAAACCCTGAAAGAAGGCACCGTGGTCACCGGCGTCGTCAAGAACATCACCGACTACGGTGCGTTCGTCGACCTGGGCGGCATCGACGGCCTGCTGCACATCACCGACCTGGCATGGCGTCGCGTGCGTCACCCGTCGGAAGTGCTGTCGGTTGGCCAGGAAATCACCGCCAAGGTCCTCAAGTACGACCAGGAAAAGAACCGCGTTTCGCTGGGCGTCAAGCAGCTGGGCGACGATCCGTGGACCGGTCTGTCGCGTCGCTACCCGCAGGGCACCCGTCTGTTCGGCAAGGTCACCAACCTGACCGACTACGGCGCGTTCGTGGAAGTCGAGCAGGGCATCGAAGGCCTGGTGCACGTCTCGGAAATGGACTGGACCAACAAGAACGTGGCTCCGAACAAGGTTGTCCAGCTGGGCGACGAAGTCGAAGTCATGGTCCTGGAAATCGACGAAGAGCGTCGTCGTATCTCGCTGGGCATGAAGCAGTGCAAGGCGAATCCGTGGGACGACTTCGGCATGACCCACAAGAAGGGCGACAAGGTCAAGGGTTCGATCAAGTCGATCACCGACTTCGGCGTGTTCATCGGCCTGCCGGGCAACATCGACGGCCTGGTGCACCTGTCGGACCTGTCCTGGACCGAAGCCGGCGAAGAAGCCGTGCGCAAGTTCAAGAAGGGCGACGAGCTGGAAGCCGTCGTGCTGGCCATCGACGTCGAGCGCGAGCGTGTCTCGCTGGGCGTCAAGCAGCTGGAAGGCGACCCGTTCAACAACTTCGCTTCGCTGAACGACAAGGGCACCCTGGTCACCGGCACCGTGAAGTCGGTTGAGCCGAAAGGCGCCGTGATCGCGCTGAACGACGAAGTCGAAGGCTACCTGCGCGCTTCGGAAATCTCGCGTGACCGCGTGGAAGACGCCGGCACCCACCTGAAAGTGGGCGACAAGGTCGAAGCCCTGGTCATCAACATCGATCGCAAGGCTCGCAGCATCCAGCTGTCGATCAAGGCGAAAGACAGCGCTGACACCCAGGAAGCAATGAACAAGCTGGCAGCCGACAACAGCGCCGCTTCGGGCACCACCAGCCTGGGCGCACTGCTGAAGGCCAAGTTCGACAACAAGGGCTAA
- a CDS encoding integration host factor subunit beta yields the protein MTKSELINRLAERYSQLVAKDAEFAVKTILDAMTNALATGQRIEIRGFGSFALNSRPPRIGRNPKSGDKVMVPEKRVPHFKPGKQLRERVDAMVGQPIMED from the coding sequence ATGACCAAGTCCGAGCTGATCAACCGCCTGGCTGAGCGCTATTCTCAGCTGGTGGCGAAAGATGCCGAGTTTGCCGTCAAGACCATCCTCGATGCGATGACCAACGCCCTGGCGACCGGGCAGCGCATCGAGATCCGTGGTTTCGGCAGCTTTGCGCTGAACAGCCGGCCGCCACGCATCGGCCGCAACCCGAAGTCCGGCGACAAGGTGATGGTGCCCGAAAAACGGGTGCCGCACTTCAAGCCGGGCAAGCAGTTGCGCGAGCGGGTGGACGCGATGGTCGGGCAACCGATCATGGAAGACTGA
- a CDS encoding LapA family protein, with the protein MKFVSTIVGVILFVLFFGFALKNTQEVDLHFFLNYELRGPLVLMLLAFFIAGAALGILALTPTVFRQRRQTSQHKNTIQALQSAAGTGNAPPAPDAVNPAQKLAP; encoded by the coding sequence ATGAAATTTGTCTCCACCATTGTTGGCGTCATCCTGTTTGTCCTGTTCTTCGGCTTCGCCCTGAAGAACACGCAGGAAGTCGACCTGCATTTCTTCCTCAACTACGAACTGCGCGGCCCCCTCGTCTTGATGCTGCTGGCTTTTTTCATTGCCGGCGCCGCCCTCGGCATCCTGGCACTGACACCGACCGTGTTCCGCCAGCGCCGCCAGACCTCGCAGCACAAGAACACCATCCAAGCCCTGCAGAGCGCCGCCGGCACCGGCAACGCCCCACCGGCCCCGGATGCCGTGAACCCGGCGCAGAAGCTGGCCCCCTAA
- the lapB gene encoding lipopolysaccharide assembly protein LapB, with product MEFELWMLLGIPFIFGLGWIAARVDINSLVYESRTLPRGYFKGLNHLLNDQPDKAIDSFIEIVKLDPESADMHFALGNLFRRRGEIERAIRVHQNLLARPDLPGEQKAHAQYELGMDYLKAGLLDRAEETFNLLVGTAFEVQARRALLEIYQREKEWRRAIDVANGLQESGAGARQKEIAQFYCELAQDALVHLQPSDAMQLLDKALLADRSSVRATILIGDAQLAQGDTEAALLTWRRVEQQSVPHVALVAQRLMDGYRKVGRPQEGVNLLRSYLAEASSIDLIEVVFKAVIELDGVEAAKQLVVEELRRNPTLLGLDKLLEAHLMDARTEVWEELSMVKNLVQRYTQKLARYQCSHCGFKARQFYWQCPGCSRWETYPPRRTEELNVMN from the coding sequence ATGGAATTCGAACTCTGGATGCTGCTTGGCATCCCATTCATCTTCGGTCTCGGCTGGATCGCCGCCCGCGTCGACATCAATTCGCTGGTCTACGAATCGCGCACCCTGCCGCGCGGCTATTTCAAGGGCTTGAACCACCTGCTCAACGACCAGCCGGACAAGGCCATCGATTCCTTCATCGAGATCGTCAAGCTCGACCCCGAATCGGCCGACATGCACTTTGCCCTCGGCAACCTGTTCCGCCGCCGCGGCGAGATCGAGCGCGCCATCCGCGTCCACCAGAACCTGCTGGCGCGTCCCGACCTCCCGGGCGAGCAGAAGGCCCACGCCCAGTACGAACTCGGCATGGACTACCTGAAGGCCGGCCTGCTCGACCGCGCCGAGGAAACCTTCAACCTGCTGGTGGGCACCGCCTTCGAGGTGCAGGCGCGGCGCGCGCTGCTGGAAATCTACCAGCGCGAAAAGGAATGGCGCCGCGCGATCGACGTGGCCAACGGCCTGCAGGAGTCCGGCGCCGGCGCGCGCCAGAAGGAAATCGCCCAGTTCTATTGCGAACTGGCCCAGGACGCCCTGGTGCACCTGCAGCCGAGCGACGCCATGCAGCTGCTCGACAAGGCCTTGCTGGCCGACCGCTCCAGCGTGCGCGCCACCATCCTGATCGGCGACGCCCAGCTGGCCCAGGGCGATACCGAGGCGGCCCTGCTGACCTGGCGCCGCGTCGAGCAGCAGAGCGTGCCGCACGTGGCCCTGGTGGCGCAACGTTTGATGGATGGCTACCGCAAGGTGGGGCGACCACAGGAAGGCGTCAACCTGTTGCGCTCCTACCTGGCCGAAGCATCCTCGATTGACCTGATCGAGGTGGTGTTCAAGGCCGTGATCGAACTCGACGGCGTGGAAGCTGCCAAACAGCTGGTGGTCGAGGAATTGCGCCGCAACCCGACCCTGCTTGGCTTGGATAAATTGCTCGAGGCGCACCTGATGGATGCCCGCACCGAAGTATGGGAAGAGCTGTCGATGGTGAAGAACCTGGTGCAGCGCTATACCCAGAAGCTGGCGCGCTACCAGTGCAGCCACTGCGGCTTCAAGGCGCGCCAGTTCTACTGGCAGTGCCCGGGTTGCAGCCGCTGGGAAACCTACCCGCCGCGCCGCACCGAAGAACTCAATGTGATGAACTGA